Within the Candidatus Anaeroferrophillus wilburensis genome, the region TTGGAGCGTTGTGCCTGCTGACCGGAAAAATTTTCATGGTAGTTGCCATCGCCGCTGTGTTTATTCCGGCATTGAATGCCTACGCCATCCCCTGCACCATCATCTGGGGAACGCTGGTGTCAACAACGATTATTCTGTGTTCCGTTGATCACTATACCAAAAAACACAAAGCTGAGCTGGCAGCCGAAACCGACCCTACGATTGCCGCCTTGAATGCTCTCCAGTACAGCTACACCCCACAAGAACTGGACCACGACAAAACAGACCGTCAGCGGGTTGCTGCTTAAAATAACACCGCTCCACCGACAATAACAAAAAGGGAAGCCTTCACCAGGCTTCCCTTTTTTATGTCATTTTTACTTCTAAAACAGATAAAAACTCATAATACAATATAACTCATAGTTAATATTCAATAAAAAAAAATTTTATAACACAGTTTTCACCTTGACTTTTAAAGTGAATATAGCTTAATTCACATTAAGCGATCCTCAATGAACAATGGGTCATAACTTGTTAAATACTTAACAAGTTTAAAAAAAAACAACAAATTATTAGATGCAAGAAAGTGTTTCCATCAAGGGAGGTCGCCATGAAAGGAATGATGCCCGTAAGGGGGTACGCCAGGCAGGAAACAAGCAACCACGAAACCGATTTCAAAGATCTCCTTAAAAGCATTTCCCCCCTCACCAAGATCGGCGCAGTCTGCTTCGTCATCGGCAAGTTGACGGGCGTTCTGGCCATACCGGCAGTTTTCATCCCATCCTTGAATGCCTTTGCCATTCCCCTGATTATCTGCTGGGGTACTTTAATCCTGGCCACTATTGTCATCTGTTCGGTGGATCATTTCGTTGTCAAGAAACGACAACTGGGAAGCGAACAGGCAAAAGCCGAGGAGGTGCAGAGCTGGCTTGCCGACCACCCGGAACTCCGGGAGCAGATTCTGGCTGAGCTGCAGCAGGCAGCCCAGAGCGACACCCCAGAAAACGATAAAGTCATCAGCATGTCTTCCTACCGCTAAACCTTTCACAAACCATAAAAAAGGGCGGCATGATGATGCCGCCCTTTTTTATGGTTGTCTCATTGCAGCGATGACGCAGCAATAGAACACCGCCATCTCATAACTCAATCAGCCAAGCTGGGTTGCCAGCGCCCGGCCATAATCCTGACAAGCTTTGATAATTTCAGGGTCATCAGCCTGCAGTTTAGCCTCCAGGGCATTAAAGGAACCGAGATTGATAAGGTTCATTTTCAAAACATACTCCATCGTATCAGCAATAACCTTTGGTGCGTCGCCGGAATGGGTATAAGCACCAAAGGCTCCCGCTGCTTTGCCGGCCAAGCCGGTCTTTTCTGCCAAGAACAGAAAGGTTTTAAAATTCTGGGTCATATCCCGGTGATAGGTGGGACAGCCAAACATATAGCCATCGTAGCCCTGTAGATCTTCCTCACTTTTTACCGCACTGACTTTTTTCAATTCGACTTCACAGCCACCGATGCGAACCCCTTCTGCAATATAGTTGGCCATTTTTTCCGTATTGCCCGTCCGACTGAAATACACGATAAGGACCTTTTTCATTTTTTCTCCTCTCCGTCTGGGATAGCGTCATTGTTGCGACAGCGCCATTATTCAGGCTTCCACACTTTCCAAACATTGCCCACAAGATCCGGTCCCGGCTTCAGCACCGGCTTGCCGGGCGTCCAGCCTGAGGGGCATACTTCGCTGCCACCGGTTTTGCGTACATGCTGAAAAGCCTTCACTTGCCTCAGGGTTTCTTCCACACTGCGGCCGACCGGCGGCGTCAGCACTTCCATCGCCTGGACAACGCCATCAGGGTCGATGAGAAAGCGACCCCTGACATCGACCCCGGCACCTTCATCGTAGACACCGTAGATTCTTCCCAGATTGCCACCTGCATCAGAAAGCATGGGAAAGGGCACACCGCCGTCGATCATTTTACCCAGTTCGCCTTCCTGCCACATCTTATGAACAAAAACGCTGTCAACACTGACGGACATAACTTCAACATCCAGTTCCTTGAATTCCTTATACTGTGCGGCGACCGCCGTCAATTCCGTCGGTCAGACAAACGTATAGTCGCCGGGATAAAAGCAGATGAGGACCCATTTGCCAAGATAATCGGCCAGCTTAACCTGACCGAAATCGCCATTCATAAATGCCGGAGCGGTGAAATCAGGGGCTTTCTGGCCAATCTTTACTGCGGTCATATCCTTCTCCTTCTTGATCTGATCATTAGTTTCGGTTGCTTGCTTTTCTTCCGGCTCCCCCACAACGGTACCGGTTCCTGCGGCGCACCCTATACCTTTCTTCTTCTCTGCCATCGGCAAACCCCTCCTTCCGCCAACTACTGCAATGAACTCAGTTTGGCATCAATGTTCATTGAAAGAACTGGTGAGAAAATTGCCAGCTAAAAAAACGTTCCGTTGCCAAAAGAAATAACCAGGCCTAAGCCAGCAACCACCAGAAACCAGACAACCATCAGGGCCATCACCAGTGAACCAAATTTTTCCAACATTTCTACCCCTCCTCCACTGACAATGTCCCCCGACCAAGCTTGAAAGCAATAATGATCGGGTAGGCGATAACGATCAGACCCATAACAAAGGTCACCAGAAACAACGCCGTACTGCCCAGGTCAAGGCTGACCGGATACGTATAGATCGAATAGTCATGACGACCAAGATAGTTCATCCGCAGGACTTCACGGGCGGTGGACATTCCCAGCACCGCCACCAGGGAAACCAATCCCAGGGGGACTGCATAACGATCAGGGTTCTGTTCGGCCATCATCAGGACAACCAGCACCAGGGTACCCAGAGCGGCACCTACCAGAAATAGAGGATTAAGATAGAAGCTGAACTGCAGCGGCACACTGAACAGCCACCAGAAACCGATAACAACCTGGACCATGGCGGCAATCTTGGCCAGCCGGGCGCCGGACCTGCCGACCCAATCAAGATATCCCTGATCAATATCGGTGCGCGGCCGGAAATACCAGGCGTACAGCATCATATAGATGCCGATATTGATGAAAGCCGGCACCATAAAATGGAGAAAACGGCCATGCTCGAAAGCGTACATCCCGGTACCCAGGGTTTTCAGGCTGTCATTGACAATGTACCAAGCCTTCCACTGTTCAGGCAGTAGCTGCTGCATGGCAAAAACACTCATGATCCCGCCGGCAAAAACAACCATGATCAGAGCAGCAATGCCGAAGAAGCCAAATCCAGCCGGGTTTTTCTGCCGTTTCAAATAAAAAACATAGCAGGACAGAAAACCAAGAATAATAATCAGCAGAAAAGCCATCGCCCACCAGGCTGAAAGGGTATTGGCAACATACCAGAAGGGATCATAGATCACCTGGACGAACAGCAGCGGCGCGACCCCCAGAACAATCGCCAGAGACAGATTGACGGTGCTCGCCCGGGCCAGTCCTTTTGAAAGCCGCTGGCCGTATTCCCCGCCTTTAAAGTGGTGATACACCGCCATAAAAATACCGCCGACCACCAAGTTTACCACCACGATATGCAGGGCAAAGGTTAAAACCATCAGCCCCTGAAACAACCACGGGAAAAAGGGTACGCCCATGGGGTCACGTAAATTTATTAATGCACTCTGCAGATCCATTATCACAACCTCCGATAATTTCTTTAAAATATCCTTAACACACCGGCCGCTTCTTATCCTACTGATCTCCGCTGACTACCCACCGGGGATCAACCTCCTCACCCACCAGCGTCGCCATAAAGGCGCTGGCTGCCCGGCGCTCCACATCACTACCGGCAAAGGCCGGCATATAGGGATAGTCGCCCAGTGATTCGAGGAAAGAGTAAAGGTCTTCAGCTGCCGTGGTGCCCATGGCGGCAACCAGCTTCGGCAGGGAGCTGCGCCCGTCGACTTCCATCGTATGACAGATGACGCACTGCAGCTTGGTGATTGTCTCGCCGGCTTTCAGGTAGTTTTCGGCGGTAATCTGGCGCCAGCCATCGGGAATAAAATAATAGTCAGCCAGCATCCCCGTTTCGCTGAACCGGTCAACTTCCGAGGATATACCCTTGGCCTCCAGGTCATGGGCAATCACCTGGTTGCTGTACATGTAGCCGGGAATCAGGTAGGGACGCCGGCCAATTTCCCGCACACTTTCACCGCCACCAATGCCCACAAAGATCACCAGCGTCATACCGATGGTTACCAGCGGTTTGGCAATTCCGGTTACTCCCAGCAGCAGGACAGCGAAATAGATCCCGGTAATGGCGGCAACCGCCAGGGAAATGGTAAACATGGTTTTAGCATAGGCAAAGGCAGCAATGATATCCATCGTCCGTGCCGGCAGCTTGGCATAATACCAGAAACCGAACAGCGCCGCCCCGGCCAATCCGGCCAACCCCCAGATACCGGCGGTTTTAATGACCGTTTTCTTGGTCTCCTGGTCTTTGAGAAAGCTGGCCACGACGGCAGCATAGGCACCGGCAATGGCAAACATCATCGAAGTGCGGAAAAACAGCTGCGGCCAGTAGGTAGGATTAAAGAAACCATCAAAAAAACCGCCCGTTTCAACCCATTTTCCCGGAGTCATCATAAACGCCAGAATGCCGGTGATAATCACCATGCTGATCCAGGCGGCCATGGCATAAATCAGGCCGATACGCAGATGGGCCTTCTGGGAAATTTTACCGAAAGTGTAGTAATAGACATAGATGGAAACAATCTCGATAATAAAAAATACCCATTCGGTCGCCCAGCCCCAGACATAATTATGAATCAGACTGGAAATGGCCCGTGGGCTGATAATCGTGCTGGCAAACCAGATGCCCACTCCGGTGAGCGAACCGGTAACAAAGCAGAAAACCAGTACCAGCAGGGTAAACTTCTTGATAAATTCCAGCAGCGCCGGCCGGTCTTCCTTATAGGCTTTGCGTTCCAACAAGTAGGTCATCCAGAACCCACCGGTCGCCAGATGACAGGGGAGAATATGAAAAGTCGCAATCAAGGCGATAATCATCCCTCCGCCGATCCCAGGAAATTCAAAAATCGGATACATCGATCATGTCCCCCTTTCTAAAACAAAGATAACCAGAAAAAAGTATAAGGCAAGAAAAAATCCAACCATCTCCCATGCAAGAGAGACAATGCTGCGACAAACAATAACTAAACTATCAGAATATCTTTTGTCAAGATTTATTTCATGCAAAGACCAACAAAATCAACCGCTTACCCAACTGAAACACTCAGGTAAACAGTTTACCGTGGGCAGCCAGCTCTTCCAGGGCCGGGCGATCTGCAATAATAATCCGGGGGCCGTCGATCTGGAGCAAACCAAGGCTGCTCATTTTGGCAAGAATCCGGGAAAGGGTTTCAGGAATGGTTCCCAGCAGACCTGCCAGCTGACTTTTAGTAATTTCCAGCTCCAGCTGCTGGGCATTATTGTGACGTTTACTGAGGAATAACAGGTAGGCGGCCAGTCGGCCGGGCACTTCTTTAAGGGACAGGTCGTCAATCATCTGGGTAAACTGCCGCAGCCTTCGGGAAAGCACCGCCAGCATATTGAGGGCCAGCTGGGGGTGTCGTTCAATAAGGCCGATAAAGGCTTGGCGGGGAAAAAACAACACACTGCTTCTTTCTAGGGCAATAGCGTTGGCCGGGAAACTCTGGCCGGCAAACACCGGCACCTCACCGAAAGGCTCACCGGCGCCAAAGATATGAAGTATCTGCTCTTTGCCATCCAACGATGCTTTATATATCTTGACCCGGCCGCTTTCCACCAGGTAAAACCCATTGCCCTCATCCCCTTCGGCAAAGAGCAGTTGTCCTTTTGCACAGGAACGCACGGTACAGATGCCGGCCAGTTCATCCAGGTAGTGATCCGGCAGACCGGCAAAGATCGGCGATGAGGCAATGTGCTTCTTTACAGCCATAGGGTCTCCAACAACACCAGCTGCAGCATATCAGGCAGCTGGATCATCAAGGCGATAACCGACCCCGGTTACCGTCACAATAAGTTCGGGATTCTCGGGATTTTGTTCCAACTTCTGTCGTAGATGTTGGATGTGCACATCAATGGTCCGACTCCAGGAATACAACTTTTTCTGCCCCCACAAGGCATGCCGCAGATCATCTCGGGAGACCACCTGTCCGGCATGGCTGGTCAGAAAACAGAGCAGGTCAAATTCTTTTCTGGTCAGGGCAATCAGCTGGCCTGCCAACCACGCCTGGCGGGAGGACCGGTCAATTGTCAGTTTTCCGCAACGAACACATTCCCGATGGTTATCCTGTGCACGGCTGGCTTCGCGCCGCAGACAGGCTTTGATCCTGGCTTCCAGCTCCAAAAAAGCAAAGGGCTTCACCAGATAATCATCAGCGCCGCACTCAAAGCCAACCACTTTATCAGCCACCGAATCCCTGGCCGTCAGCATGATAATCGGCATATCGTAACCAGCAGCCTTAATTTTCCGACACAGCTGCAAGCCGTCAAGATCAGGGAGGTTCAAATCAAGGATGACCAAATCCGGTGTTTGACGATCCATCTCCACTAAGGTTTCCTGCGCACTCCCAGCCGCTGTTACGGAAAAACCGGCCAGAATCAGGTTGCCCTGCAGCACGGCAACAATGTCAGGGTCATCATCAATCAGCATGATTGATTGTTTCGTCATCCACCACTCCTGGCGCTGCGACTCCCGGTCATCACCCGCCCACCCAGGGGCAGGACAACCGTAAATCTGGTTTCGCCATCCCCTGAACGGGCCTCCAGGCGACCGCCGTGGGCTTCCACCAGCCCCTTGGCAATCGCCAGACCAAGCCCGGCGCTCCTTTTCGAGCCACACCGGGGTTGGCTTTTGTAGCGGGCAAAAAGAGTTGGCAGCTCAGCAGCAGGAATGGCCTCTCCCTGGTTGACCACCGCAACCTCCACCTGCTCACCGGCAACCGTCGTCATTACCAGAGAAACCGTCCCGCCCACCGGGGAGAATTTCACGGCATTATGGAGGAGATTGAGAAACACCTGGTTTATCCGTCGATAATCAAGAGGAACAATGACCTCCTGCAGTTCATCGCTGGAAAGGGTCACCCCTTTATCCCGGGCTGTTGCCTCAAAGAGCAGCACCACTTCCGCCAGCAGTTCCTTGATATTGACCTGCTCAATATCAAGGTCAACTTTTTTCAGCTCTATCCGGGCCAGATCAATGAGATTATTGACCATCAAAATCAGGTTGCTGATATTTTTATCCAACAGTTGCAGAAAAGCAACATGCTCGCGCTCAGTGACCGTTTTCAAGAGATAATCCACCCCTCCCCTGATGGTGGTCAGCGGGGTGCGCAACTCGTGCGAAACCGTAGCCAGAAAATCGGTTTTACGTTCATCCTGGATCCGCAACCGACGATTTGCCTTCTCCAGCTCCAGGTTCGCCTGCCTCAGGGCTGTCGTCGCCCGGACTATTTTCCCCTCCATCGCCGCCCGGCTCTCCCGCACCGTCTCCGTCAGCTGGGAAAAGCTGCGCTCCAGATCACCGATTTCATCTTGCCTGGCTGAAACCGGCACCTGATAGTCGACATCAACCTCAAAACGACGAATACGGCGACGCAGCATTTTGAGAGGCCTGACGGCCAACAGGTGGTTAATGGAAAAAAGCGCCAGGACAGCTACCATGACAATAACGCCGGCAGCGGCAAAAAAAGAATATTTCAGGGCTACCAGCCGCGCTTCAACCTCATGATCAGGAATGATGATGCTGACACACCCCCTGAGGGTGCCCAGTTCATAGCCCCGATACTGGTGGCAGGAAAGACAGGCTGATTCAATATAGAGGGGTGCTATGAGGCGAAACACCTGCTGGCCATCCAGCTCCTGCCGCACGATATATTCCCTGGCCTTCCGCTGGCGAAAAAGATCGAGGGCCAGACGCTCCGTACCATCGGGAGCATTATCCGGGTTGATCAGCTGGGTGCTGGTAAGACGGAAGCTGTACAGTCCCATGCGACTGGCATACTCGGACAACTCGCGGGTAACCATGGCCGGGTTGCGGAGCAGGTATTCTTTATGGGTTTTGGAATCCGCAATACCCCCCTCCTCAAGGTAGGGGTTTGCCTCCAACCCGGCTTTTTTCTCCACATAGACACCACCCATATCCGCCAGCCAGCTGCGGGTCAACAGCACCTGCTGGCAGAGTATCCGGGCCTGCTTATCTACCTGGCTGACAATAAAGTTTTTTTCCAACTGGTAAAAATAGACAAAGATGCCGGCCATCACCACGGTCAGCAAGCTGGCAATCCCGCAGAAATACTTGAAACTCAACCGGCTAACAAACTTTTTTAACCGTTGCAAGGGTAGACGACCTCATGGAGAAGCGCCTTGCTCCTAGGAACAAAAACAAGGTGGCATCCGCAGGAAAGATGAAAATGAGCATTGAACAAAGTACTAACAAATTCCCTCTTCACCGTCAAGCTGCCGGCATCACCATGACAGAAATCAATACCCGCTACGCCGCCATGGAGCCATCATGCTTCCTGAAAGCAAACCAGCACAAACAGTCCGGAGAGCATGTTCACGGCCAATTTTTACCAAAAGTTTACACCCTTTTACCCCCTTTTTACCTCCCGGCCAACTATAGTGCCGATAGAGGACCATCAAATACGCTCATGGCAACGTAAGGCAAAGCTGACAGTTGACAACCAAAACCACTAAGATAAAGGAGGTGACATGTATGGTTGACAAGAAAGACAAGGCCGGTGACGAGCTGAGCCGCCGGGATTTTCTGGCAAACACGGCCATGACTCTCGGATTGGCAGCCAGCCTTGGTACCGGCGTAGTCTACAGCGTCAAGTACCTGGTGCCGGCAAAAAAGAAGGCCACCTTTATCGATGTACTGATCGGCAATCTGAAAGAGCTGCCGTCCGGAACAGCCAAAGAGTTCATTGACGGTCAGGGAAAAAAGGCACTGCTGATCAACAACGGCCAGGAAATCAAGGCATTCTCCAAAATCTGCACACACCTTGGCTGTGAGGTTGACTGGCATGGGGAAAAAAAGCAATTCTACTGTCCCTGCCACGAAGGGTTTTTCGACGCCAACGGCAACGTGCTCGCCGGGCCACCCCCACGCCCCTTGGACGAATATAAAGTAACCGTTAAAGGCGAAAACATTTTTGTCGCCCTGAAAGAGGTGTAATGATGGAAGAAGTGAAAAAAGAAACCGGTTGGATAGACAAGTCCCTGCCGGTTGACTG harbors:
- a CDS encoding Rieske (2Fe-2S) protein, translating into MTLGLAASLGTGVVYSVKYLVPAKKKATFIDVLIGNLKELPSGTAKEFIDGQGKKALLINNGQEIKAFSKICTHLGCEVDWHGEKKQFYCPCHEGFFDANGNVLAGPPPRPLDEYKVTVKGENIFVALKEV
- a CDS encoding DUF3365 domain-containing protein: MSFKYFCGIASLLTVVMAGIFVYFYQLEKNFIVSQVDKQARILCQQVLLTRSWLADMGGVYVEKKAGLEANPYLEEGGIADSKTHKEYLLRNPAMVTRELSEYASRMGLYSFRLTSTQLINPDNAPDGTERLALDLFRQRKAREYIVRQELDGQQVFRLIAPLYIESACLSCHQYRGYELGTLRGCVSIIIPDHEVEARLVALKYSFFAAAGVIVMVAVLALFSINHLLAVRPLKMLRRRIRRFEVDVDYQVPVSARQDEIGDLERSFSQLTETVRESRAAMEGKIVRATTALRQANLELEKANRRLRIQDERKTDFLATVSHELRTPLTTIRGGVDYLLKTVTEREHVAFLQLLDKNISNLILMVNNLIDLARIELKKVDLDIEQVNIKELLAEVVLLFEATARDKGVTLSSDELQEVIVPLDYRRINQVFLNLLHNAVKFSPVGGTVSLVMTTVAGEQVEVAVVNQGEAIPAAELPTLFARYKSQPRCGSKRSAGLGLAIAKGLVEAHGGRLEARSGDGETRFTVVLPLGGRVMTGSRSARSGG
- a CDS encoding peroxiredoxin, giving the protein MAEKKKGIGCAAGTGTVVGEPEEKQATETNDQIKKEKDMTAVKIGQKAPDFTAPAFMNGDFGQVKLADYLGKWVLICFYPGDYTFVUPTELTAVAAQYKEFKELDVEVMSVSVDSVFVHKMWQEGELGKMIDGGVPFPMLSDAGGNLGRIYGVYDEGAGVDVRGRFLIDPDGVVQAMEVLTPPVGRSVEETLRQVKAFQHVRKTGGSEVCPSGWTPGKPVLKPGPDLVGNVWKVWKPE
- a CDS encoding flavodoxin domain-containing protein, with the translated sequence MKKVLIVYFSRTGNTEKMANYIAEGVRIGGCEVELKKVSAVKSEEDLQGYDGYMFGCPTYHRDMTQNFKTFLFLAEKTGLAGKAAGAFGAYTHSGDAPKVIADTMEYVLKMNLINLGSFNALEAKLQADDPEIIKACQDYGRALATQLG
- a CDS encoding Crp/Fnr family transcriptional regulator; the protein is MAVKKHIASSPIFAGLPDHYLDELAGICTVRSCAKGQLLFAEGDEGNGFYLVESGRVKIYKASLDGKEQILHIFGAGEPFGEVPVFAGQSFPANAIALERSSVLFFPRQAFIGLIERHPQLALNMLAVLSRRLRQFTQMIDDLSLKEVPGRLAAYLLFLSKRHNNAQQLELEITKSQLAGLLGTIPETLSRILAKMSSLGLLQIDGPRIIIADRPALEELAAHGKLFT
- a CDS encoding cytochrome ubiquinol oxidase subunit I — encoded protein: MYPIFEFPGIGGGMIIALIATFHILPCHLATGGFWMTYLLERKAYKEDRPALLEFIKKFTLLVLVFCFVTGSLTGVGIWFASTIISPRAISSLIHNYVWGWATEWVFFIIEIVSIYVYYYTFGKISQKAHLRIGLIYAMAAWISMVIITGILAFMMTPGKWVETGGFFDGFFNPTYWPQLFFRTSMMFAIAGAYAAVVASFLKDQETKKTVIKTAGIWGLAGLAGAALFGFWYYAKLPARTMDIIAAFAYAKTMFTISLAVAAITGIYFAVLLLGVTGIAKPLVTIGMTLVIFVGIGGGESVREIGRRPYLIPGYMYSNQVIAHDLEAKGISSEVDRFSETGMLADYYFIPDGWRQITAENYLKAGETITKLQCVICHTMEVDGRSSLPKLVAAMGTTAAEDLYSFLESLGDYPYMPAFAGSDVERRAASAFMATLVGEEVDPRWVVSGDQ
- a CDS encoding response regulator transcription factor; translated protein: MTKQSIMLIDDDPDIVAVLQGNLILAGFSVTAAGSAQETLVEMDRQTPDLVILDLNLPDLDGLQLCRKIKAAGYDMPIIMLTARDSVADKVVGFECGADDYLVKPFAFLELEARIKACLRREASRAQDNHRECVRCGKLTIDRSSRQAWLAGQLIALTRKEFDLLCFLTSHAGQVVSRDDLRHALWGQKKLYSWSRTIDVHIQHLRQKLEQNPENPELIVTVTGVGYRLDDPAA